The segment tttaaaaataaaacgatccAATCGGGTCACTGATCAAATGATGACCACAATGATCGATGGTTGATTTACGTTGGTAgcttcataaaaatttaaaatacaaaaaatctcATCAAAGTTATAAAATAGGCTTCAACCAACCCAATATcagctaggttttttttttgcttatacgTTTTTAGGTATTTCATAAATACCCCACAGTTAACACATATAAcacctttatatttttttaaactcaatTACCTAAACCTGGTTCATGACTGTGGCGCGGATGAACCTtctatgagtgtaggccacttatCAACCGCTGGAACTTCTTCTACCTCTTATTGCCTCTGCCGCTAGTGGCCTATACGCCGGTAAATCTGGAATTAGTTATAAAAACCACCAAGAACTCTTCTTTTCAAGTCTGAGTTTCGAacacattccaacaacaaatgggacAACTCTCTGTCAGTATCATCAAAACTGTGTTGGGGAATGTTCTTTGTTTGCTTaccataaataaagtttaatccCATTTATACTAACTACTTACCTTGCATGCAACTGCACTCATGCTTTTTTTGTGTCAAAGCTGCTCTTGTACATTTTCCCACAATAATAACACCTATTCTCTTATCATGCCGTGTAAGCAATGCTtgtcactgttgtgtttcaacCCGCACAGCTCACAGACATGGGACCCTCGGCTTCTCTTCTGGACTTCAGGCTTCCATCTTGAGCATGGTTGGCAAAACATGTGCAGATTGCGCATgtgtgcgtgtttgtgtgtgttttaagGTGGTTTGTGTATTCTTGCTCATCTTCCATTGTTGCTTTGCAGACCTGCAAATTTGAGATTCAGAGGGTAATTGTAATATTACAATGAGACTAAGAGATACAAATTTGCATTACTAGTTGAAATTAAGCaaagaacagattttttttttaattttatatgtataacatatGTATCTGTATTtgatgaccggatggctaagtggtaagagaacctgactacgaagcttgaggtcccaggtttgaatcccggccggtgcagatatttgtatgaataatatgaatgtttgttctcgggtcttggatgtttaatatgtatttaagtatgtatttatctttataagtatgtttatccgttgcctagtgtccatagtacaagctttgcttagtttgggactaggtcaattggtgtcaagtgcatgaaaaaaaaaaaaaaaaattgtgtgagCAAGTCATGCAATGGGATTTGATAGTATTGAGTGTGTAAATTACAAAAGTTTAATGCACTGCACAGCTCAGTCACACAAAAAGAGTCGGATAAATAAtatcaatgtttatttatatttattcactagccattttattttattgcttgcAACTCCATCTGCAATGAATTTGTTTAATGAACTACACTATTTTACCTTTAAACTCTACAcctgaatcaatcaaataaGAGTAGGAGTGCAGTGAAGGTTGCCCTGGATCTAACTTGCAGCATTCCAATCATCATCGCTACAGTTAAGTACCACAGGCTGTACTAACCTGACATACAAACAAATCGATATTGTGCTCTGTCTTCATATGTTCTTTCAGTTTAGCCACAAACCGGTATTTGACAGGGCACTTACTGCAAAACAGATATGACATTGGACCTCTTTTGCGACGCTGTTTCACTTTCTCAATGTCATCTGCCACAGTTCCACTGATCACATGATTCTTGTCTACATATCCAAACATTTTCATGTATTTAATTTCATCTTTTGGTGTCACTGCTATATATGTGCCATCATCATCCTGCTTTAAGAATGAGGGTCTCCCATCTTCATTCATAATAATGACAATTTGATCTGCATCAATTTCAGTTTTCACTTCTACTTTTGCTACTTCATTCGCAGGTGTTTTACTTACAGATAATGGTGGTTTATATTCTGTGCTATCATCAGACAAATCGTCTGCATTTTCTCTACTACTCTGGAGAGCTAGCCCTTCTAAATCATAGTCATAAGGTTCTGTACTAGGAATAAACATAGGTAAAGATATACAAATGGAATCCTCGGAATTCTGCAAATCTGTATCAATGAAATCCATGTTTTGTTGCAATTCATTTGTGTAAAAATTCAATATTTCTTGGCTTCTTTTGGCGGAGAGGTAAAACTTGAATGCTGCTGAAGCGGTGATAAAGCAGTCTGAACAGACTCTGTGCTGGTTTACCTCTGAAAACTGAAAATTTCAATGTTTGTACAAGAGGTTGATTTACTAGATAAATGTTATATTATCTAACTGGAAACTAACCTGTACTTGAAACAACTCTTCGAAGACGTCAGCGATGCAATATTCCTTGTCTCCCTTGCATATTTTCGTCAAAATATGCTCACTAAGCTCATCCAACGGCAATAAACAAATA is part of the Choristoneura fumiferana chromosome 29, NRCan_CFum_1, whole genome shotgun sequence genome and harbors:
- the LOC141444289 gene encoding uncharacterized protein (The sequence of the model RefSeq protein was modified relative to this genomic sequence to represent the inferred CDS: added 416 bases not found in genome assembly); amino-acid sequence: MASSVDHKVVIQHIVNGTLADNLCLICLLPLDELSEHILTKICKGDKEYCIADVFEELFQVQFSEVNQHRVCSDCFITASAAFKFYLSAKRSQEILNFYTNELQQNMDFIDTDLQNSEDSICISLPMFIPSTEPYDYDLEGLALQSSRENADDLSDDSTEYKPPLSVSKTPANEVAKVEVKTEIDADQIVIIMNEDGRPSFLKQDDDGTYIAVTPKDEIKYMKMFGYVDKNHVISGTVADDIEKVKQRRKRGPMSYLFCSKCPVKYRFVAKLKEHMKTEHNIDLFVCQVCKATMEDEQEYTNHLKTHTNTHTCAICNMVFKKRETIISHLKKHEAELQKRSRGSHVCELCGLVLEDDKHLQQHYNKRHDKKYTCYYCGKMYKGEISFDSHIKKHEMQLQMKQSSESTKQAKHTKPEAKKRDKKFHCDLCGGSFMDERALMWHTRLHTNERPHICDICGRGFVSVNRRNQHAVCAHSAPSRRCPLCPALFHLRSMVNTHIKKVHLKAHKRRNRTSKYQEVFWRTSPVPIQELSVSIQNDILELQAQQASDSRNAQPWLL